In Paenarthrobacter sp. GOM3, a single window of DNA contains:
- a CDS encoding DUF4193 domain-containing protein, whose protein sequence is MATDYDAPRKTEEESPAESLEALQASRGGGAQTAVIDVEDIDTAEGIDLPGADLSGEELTVIVVPEQSDEFTCGSCFLVRHRSQVALEKNGLKYCKDCEG, encoded by the coding sequence ATGGCTACTGATTACGACGCCCCGCGCAAGACAGAAGAAGAGTCTCCCGCTGAATCGCTTGAGGCCCTCCAGGCATCCCGTGGCGGCGGTGCACAGACCGCGGTCATCGACGTTGAAGACATCGACACCGCCGAAGGAATCGACCTTCCCGGCGCTGACCTTTCGGGCGAAGAGCTGACCGTCATTGTGGTCCCTGAGCAGTCCGACGAATTCACCTGTGGTTCCTGTTTCCTGGTCCGCCACCGGTCGCAGGTGGCTTTGGAAAAGAACGGTTTGAAGTACTGCAAGGACTGCGAAGGCTAG
- a CDS encoding AMIN-like domain-containing (lipo)protein, which produces MRKLGAGLAAVVATAGLGLVAPGPASAATYCGISWGSLAKADSDMSAANVTGVRTGQQPCFDRLVIDMAGKVAGYSVQYVPVVTQDPTGFPIPVLGDADLQVVVTAPSYNQGGQPTYEPAAKAELSNVSGYQTFRQVVFAGSFEGTTSIGLGVRARLPFRVLTLDGPDGGSRLVVDVAHHW; this is translated from the coding sequence ATGAGGAAATTGGGAGCGGGTTTGGCGGCCGTGGTGGCAACAGCCGGACTCGGTCTGGTGGCGCCGGGACCAGCCTCGGCAGCCACATATTGCGGTATCTCATGGGGTTCACTGGCTAAGGCCGATTCCGATATGAGCGCCGCCAACGTCACAGGCGTCCGCACCGGCCAGCAGCCGTGCTTCGACCGCCTGGTGATCGATATGGCCGGGAAGGTTGCCGGCTACTCCGTGCAGTATGTTCCGGTGGTGACCCAGGACCCCACCGGCTTCCCCATCCCGGTGCTGGGGGACGCGGACCTGCAGGTGGTTGTGACGGCGCCGTCGTACAACCAGGGCGGCCAGCCCACCTATGAACCCGCGGCCAAGGCGGAACTGTCCAACGTTTCCGGTTACCAGACGTTCCGGCAGGTGGTCTTCGCGGGCAGCTTCGAAGGAACCACCAGCATTGGGCTGGGTGTCCGTGCCCGGCTTCCGTTCAGGGTTCTCACCTTGGACGGGCCCGACGGCGGGTCCCGACTGGTAGTGGACGTCGCCCACCACTGGTGA
- a CDS encoding APC family permease produces MSQTIRTGASKSTADAAESHDISGKGLKTGQLGLLAVVVLGISTIAPAYTLTGALGPTVNEVGLQLPVIFLIGFIPMILVSLAYRELNADSPDSGTTFTWVTKAFGPWVGWMGGWGLLAANIIVLSNLAGVAVDFFYLFLAQATGSPELADLASNKLLNVVTCFVFVALAVWISYRGLHTTKIVQYGLVGFQLLVLGLFVAMAFANWSTSETAIPFSWDWFDVTKVETFGQIAAGISLSIFVYWGWDVCLTVNEETANGKKTAGLAGTLTAVIVLGIYLLVTIATMMFAGVGDTGIGLNNAENHANVFTALASPVMGPFAILMSLAVLSSSAASLQSTFTSPSRSLLAMAHYGALPGRFSHMSKKFSTPGFATVAAGVLSAGFYAVMHVISENVLNDTILALGLMICFYYGLTAIACVWYFRNSVFSSARNFFLRLVCPLLGGLGLFVVFIQTAVDSWDPEFGSGSEIFGVGLVFVLGIGILALGGVVMLIQARMRPGFFRGETIRKDTPALVVPE; encoded by the coding sequence ATGAGCCAGACAATCCGCACCGGTGCTTCCAAAAGCACCGCTGACGCTGCAGAGTCGCACGACATCAGCGGCAAGGGACTGAAGACGGGGCAGTTGGGGCTCCTCGCCGTCGTCGTTCTTGGCATTTCAACCATCGCCCCGGCGTACACCCTGACGGGTGCGCTCGGACCGACCGTCAACGAAGTCGGGCTCCAGTTGCCCGTCATTTTCCTGATCGGGTTCATTCCCATGATCCTGGTGTCGCTCGCTTACCGGGAGCTCAACGCTGACTCCCCGGACAGCGGTACCACGTTCACCTGGGTCACCAAGGCCTTCGGCCCGTGGGTTGGCTGGATGGGTGGCTGGGGCCTGCTCGCAGCGAACATCATCGTCCTGTCCAACCTGGCAGGCGTCGCGGTGGACTTCTTCTACCTGTTCCTGGCCCAGGCCACGGGCTCACCCGAGCTTGCGGACCTGGCCTCGAACAAGCTCCTGAACGTGGTCACCTGCTTCGTCTTCGTGGCATTGGCCGTCTGGATCAGCTACCGCGGCCTGCACACCACCAAGATCGTGCAGTACGGCCTGGTCGGGTTCCAGCTGCTGGTCCTTGGCCTGTTCGTCGCCATGGCGTTTGCCAACTGGTCCACCTCCGAGACCGCAATCCCGTTCAGCTGGGACTGGTTCGACGTGACCAAGGTAGAAACCTTCGGCCAAATTGCGGCCGGCATCTCGTTGTCGATCTTCGTCTACTGGGGCTGGGATGTCTGCCTCACGGTCAACGAGGAAACGGCCAACGGCAAGAAGACAGCCGGACTCGCAGGCACGCTCACCGCTGTCATCGTCCTGGGCATCTACCTGCTGGTCACCATCGCCACCATGATGTTCGCCGGCGTAGGAGACACGGGAATCGGCCTGAACAACGCCGAGAACCATGCAAACGTCTTCACCGCACTGGCCTCCCCGGTCATGGGTCCGTTCGCCATCCTCATGTCCCTCGCGGTGCTGTCCTCCTCCGCGGCCTCCCTGCAGTCCACGTTTACGTCGCCGTCCCGCAGCCTGCTTGCCATGGCGCACTACGGCGCCCTGCCTGGGCGGTTCAGCCACATGAGCAAGAAGTTTTCGACGCCGGGCTTCGCCACCGTTGCTGCGGGCGTCCTGTCCGCGGGGTTCTACGCGGTGATGCACGTGATCAGCGAGAACGTCCTTAACGACACCATCCTGGCCCTCGGCCTGATGATCTGTTTCTACTACGGGCTCACCGCGATCGCTTGTGTTTGGTACTTCCGCAACAGCGTCTTCTCCAGCGCCCGGAACTTCTTCCTCCGGCTCGTTTGCCCGTTGCTGGGTGGCCTGGGCCTGTTCGTGGTGTTCATCCAGACCGCAGTGGACAGCTGGGATCCGGAGTTCGGCAGTGGTTCGGAGATCTTCGGTGTGGGGCTCGTGTTCGTGCTTGGCATCGGGATCCTGGCCCTGGGTGGCGTGGTCATGCTGATTCAGGCCCGCATGCGTCCCGGATTCTTCCGTGGCGAGACCATCCGGAAGGACACTCCGGCCCTGGTAGTGCCGGAGTAG
- a CDS encoding agmatine deiminase family protein — MSAWRMPSETAPQDRVWMAFPTGGYALGDTEEEAHAARSTWAAVANAILEFEPVTMVVAPDDVETAARYLDPRVEVLTAELNDAWMRDIGPSFVLDANKQLGAVDWIFNGWGGQDWAEWDKDSLVAADVSQRANALHIPSGIVNEGGGIQVDGEGTVLVTETVQLDQGRNPGLTKADIEEELARTIGATHVVWLPRGLTRDSEKFGTRGHVDIVAAIPSPGTLLVHSQQNPEHPDYKVSREIIDFLRTTHDAAGREWNIIEVPAPETLTDDEGYVDYSYINHLVVNGGVIACSFNDPMDEKALRILADAYPGRRVVSVDARELFARGGGIHCITQQQPTAI; from the coding sequence ATGAGCGCCTGGCGCATGCCGTCCGAAACGGCTCCCCAGGATCGCGTGTGGATGGCCTTCCCCACCGGCGGTTACGCCCTGGGCGACACCGAGGAAGAAGCACACGCTGCGCGCTCCACTTGGGCTGCCGTCGCCAACGCCATCCTCGAGTTCGAACCGGTCACCATGGTGGTAGCGCCCGACGACGTCGAAACGGCCGCGCGCTACCTCGACCCTCGCGTCGAGGTGCTGACCGCCGAACTGAACGATGCCTGGATGCGGGACATCGGGCCGTCGTTCGTGCTCGATGCGAACAAGCAGCTCGGAGCCGTGGACTGGATCTTCAACGGCTGGGGCGGCCAGGACTGGGCCGAGTGGGACAAGGACTCGCTGGTCGCAGCTGACGTGAGCCAGCGCGCCAACGCCCTTCACATTCCGTCCGGAATCGTCAACGAAGGCGGCGGCATCCAGGTGGACGGTGAAGGTACTGTCCTGGTCACCGAGACCGTGCAGCTGGACCAGGGCCGGAACCCAGGGTTGACCAAAGCGGACATCGAGGAGGAACTCGCCCGCACCATCGGCGCCACCCACGTGGTCTGGCTGCCCCGCGGACTGACCCGCGACTCCGAGAAATTCGGCACCCGCGGTCACGTGGACATCGTGGCGGCCATTCCGAGCCCGGGCACCCTGCTGGTCCATTCGCAGCAGAATCCCGAGCACCCGGACTACAAGGTTTCCCGCGAAATCATCGACTTCCTGCGCACCACCCATGACGCAGCAGGCCGGGAGTGGAACATCATCGAAGTTCCCGCCCCCGAAACCCTTACCGACGACGAAGGGTACGTGGACTACAGCTACATCAACCACCTCGTGGTCAACGGCGGCGTCATTGCCTGCAGTTTCAACGACCCCATGGACGAGAAAGCACTCCGCATCCTCGCCGACGCCTACCCCGGACGCCGCGTTGTCAGCGTTGACGCGCGCGAGTTGTTCGCCCGCGGCGGCGGGATCCACTGCATCACGCAGCAGCAACCTACGGCCATCTAG
- a CDS encoding nitrilase-related carbon-nitrogen hydrolase encodes MIEITCLEAPTSLARTEPSTRTPLRVGVVQHRWHADPAALRAELNEGIERAAKLGATVVFLPELTLSRYPADTKPENNPAAGVRPSDITEDLLTGPTFTFAAEAARKYGVSVHASLYQRAENPDGSDDGLGLNTAILVSPAGELVARTHKLHIPVTAGYYEDKFFRKGPEADDAYAVHAPAELGGARLGMPTCWDEWFPELARVYSLGGAEILVYPTAIGSEPDHPDFDTQPLWQQVIVGNGIANGLFMIAPNRYGNEGTLNFYGSSFISDPYGRILAQAPRDESAVLVADLDLDQRKDWLTLFPFLATRRPETYGRLTEPVNPDAPLGAQPQAVSA; translated from the coding sequence ATGATTGAAATTACCTGCCTCGAAGCCCCCACTTCCCTGGCCCGCACCGAACCTTCCACCCGCACCCCGCTGCGGGTCGGCGTCGTCCAGCACCGCTGGCATGCCGATCCAGCTGCCCTGCGCGCCGAACTCAACGAGGGCATCGAGCGCGCGGCGAAGCTGGGAGCAACGGTTGTGTTCCTGCCCGAACTCACCCTCTCCCGCTACCCGGCGGACACGAAGCCGGAGAACAACCCGGCCGCGGGTGTCCGCCCGTCAGACATCACCGAGGACCTGCTCACCGGCCCTACCTTCACGTTTGCCGCCGAAGCAGCCAGGAAGTACGGCGTGTCCGTCCATGCGTCCCTGTACCAGCGGGCAGAAAATCCGGACGGGAGCGACGACGGACTGGGCCTTAACACCGCCATCCTGGTCTCACCCGCAGGTGAGCTCGTGGCACGCACCCACAAGCTGCACATCCCCGTAACGGCCGGCTACTACGAGGACAAGTTCTTCCGTAAAGGCCCCGAAGCCGACGACGCCTACGCGGTCCACGCTCCCGCAGAACTGGGTGGCGCACGGCTGGGCATGCCCACGTGCTGGGACGAATGGTTCCCCGAACTTGCCCGCGTCTATTCCTTGGGTGGTGCCGAAATCCTGGTCTACCCCACCGCTATCGGCTCCGAGCCGGACCACCCCGACTTCGACACCCAGCCGCTCTGGCAGCAGGTCATCGTGGGCAACGGCATCGCCAACGGTCTGTTCATGATCGCGCCCAACCGTTACGGCAATGAAGGGACCTTGAACTTCTACGGCTCCTCCTTCATCTCCGACCCGTACGGGCGCATCCTGGCACAGGCACCCCGCGACGAATCGGCGGTCCTGGTGGCCGACCTGGACCTCGACCAGCGCAAGGATTGGCTCACGCTGTTCCCGTTCCTGGCCACCCGCCGCCCGGAAACCTACGGCCGCCTCACGGAACCCGTGAACCCGGACGCTCCCCTCGGCGCCCAGCCCCAGGCAGTTTCCGCATGA
- the map gene encoding type I methionyl aminopeptidase, which produces MIEILTPTELLRAKDSGTLVANILYTLKDRCTVGTNLLEINQWAKEMILEAGAQSCYVDYAPSFGRGPFGHYICTGVNDAVLHGKPHDYALANGDLLTLDLAVSLRGIAADSAISFIVGDSKPAESVAMIEVTERALRAGIAAARPGARIGDLSYAIGSVLTDAGYPVNVEFGGHGIGSTMHQDPHVPNMGRPGRGYKLRPGLLLALEPWVMADTAQLVTDADGWTLRSVTGCRTAHSEHTIAITADGAEILTLPNLGG; this is translated from the coding sequence ATGATCGAGATCCTGACCCCCACCGAACTGCTCCGAGCAAAGGACTCCGGCACCCTGGTCGCCAACATCCTGTACACACTCAAGGACCGGTGCACAGTGGGCACGAACCTCCTGGAGATCAACCAGTGGGCCAAGGAAATGATCCTCGAAGCGGGCGCGCAATCCTGCTACGTCGACTACGCACCGTCCTTTGGCCGGGGACCCTTCGGGCACTACATCTGCACCGGCGTCAACGACGCCGTCCTCCATGGAAAGCCCCACGACTACGCCCTTGCCAACGGCGACCTGTTGACCCTGGACCTCGCGGTTTCCCTGCGGGGTATTGCAGCAGACTCCGCGATCAGCTTCATCGTGGGCGACTCGAAGCCCGCCGAAAGCGTGGCGATGATTGAAGTGACCGAGCGCGCCCTGCGTGCCGGGATTGCCGCGGCCCGCCCGGGGGCCCGGATCGGCGACCTCTCCTACGCCATCGGCTCCGTTCTCACCGACGCCGGGTACCCGGTCAACGTCGAATTTGGCGGGCACGGCATCGGATCCACCATGCACCAGGACCCGCACGTACCCAACATGGGCCGCCCCGGGCGCGGATACAAACTGCGCCCCGGCCTGCTGCTGGCGCTTGAGCCGTGGGTCATGGCGGACACCGCGCAGCTTGTCACCGACGCCGATGGATGGACCCTGCGCAGCGTAACCGGCTGCCGCACCGCCCACAGCGAACACACCATCGCCATCACCGCTGACGGAGCGGAAATCCTAACCCTGCCCAACCTCGGCGGGTGA